The following are encoded together in the Cohaesibacter gelatinilyticus genome:
- a CDS encoding YqgE/AlgH family protein translates to MTELGNSNIGKSQLPSSLEGQFLVAMPSVKGPHFERSVVYICSHDKQGAMGLIINQVSDQITFPDLLKQIDILGESAGAISLPSPARRMKVLDGGPVDQGRGFVLHSGDYILKDSTLQVANDVCLTATIEILRALAEGTGPSSALLTLGYAGWSAGQLEEELQSNSWLTCEPDPTMLFECAPEDLYDRSLDLMGVDLSMLSSEVGHA, encoded by the coding sequence ATGACAGAGCTAGGCAACTCCAATATAGGTAAGTCTCAATTGCCTTCCAGCCTGGAAGGGCAATTTCTTGTGGCCATGCCCAGCGTCAAGGGCCCTCATTTTGAACGATCCGTCGTTTATATCTGCTCCCATGACAAACAAGGAGCCATGGGACTGATTATCAACCAGGTTTCAGATCAGATCACATTCCCCGATCTTCTCAAGCAAATTGATATTCTTGGTGAAAGTGCCGGGGCAATTAGCTTGCCGTCTCCTGCGCGTAGAATGAAAGTACTGGATGGTGGACCCGTTGATCAAGGACGAGGCTTTGTTCTACATAGCGGGGACTACATCCTCAAAGATTCCACATTGCAGGTTGCCAATGATGTTTGCCTGACAGCGACCATCGAAATCTTGCGAGCACTCGCTGAGGGTACAGGACCAAGTTCGGCTCTACTAACCCTTGGATATGCCGGATGGTCTGCCGGGCAGTTGGAAGAAGAGTTACAAAGTAATTCCTGGCTGACCTGCGAACCTGATCCCACAATGCTTTTCGAATGTGCACCAGAAGATCTTTATGATCGTTCGCTGGATTTGATGGGAGTCGATTTGTCGATGCTCTCCAGCGAAGTCGGGCATGCCTGA
- a CDS encoding protein-disulfide reductase DsbD domain-containing protein, whose protein sequence is MPLHSMKRLMLFAVSVAMLNTVPSMAAQSPWSEGYGGKMRLVAGGKFVDGVKAGLEIEMEPGWKTYWKVPGDAGIPPTLDFSASTNVKNVEILWPAPTRYGDNISQLLGYKDWVTFPIRVIPHKADQAVNLVLDANVGLCSDLCVPVQANLSLFVPAGGDKDGASEFVIDRDLALVPGKSEEGFRITKVIRKKGLNAPDQLIITADIPKGMGKSDLFVEGPTDWYLPLPQPMKNQAGQFRLGLEGLPKEAKTKNVELIFTLTNGEKAVEQTILLTD, encoded by the coding sequence ATGCCCCTGCATTCCATGAAAAGACTTATGTTGTTTGCTGTCAGCGTCGCAATGCTAAATACGGTTCCATCAATGGCAGCGCAATCACCTTGGTCGGAAGGGTATGGCGGCAAAATGCGACTTGTTGCAGGGGGCAAATTCGTTGACGGGGTGAAAGCAGGGTTGGAAATTGAAATGGAGCCTGGCTGGAAAACCTACTGGAAGGTGCCCGGTGATGCTGGTATTCCCCCAACCTTGGACTTTTCCGCGTCAACCAATGTAAAGAACGTCGAAATTCTATGGCCTGCACCAACCCGATATGGGGACAATATCTCACAATTGCTTGGGTATAAGGATTGGGTGACTTTCCCGATCCGTGTTATTCCTCATAAAGCAGACCAGGCGGTTAATCTGGTGTTGGATGCAAATGTTGGCCTCTGTTCAGATCTTTGCGTACCAGTGCAAGCCAATCTATCACTTTTCGTTCCTGCTGGTGGTGATAAGGACGGAGCATCGGAGTTTGTGATTGATCGTGATCTGGCTCTTGTGCCCGGCAAGAGCGAAGAAGGTTTCAGAATAACCAAGGTGATCCGGAAAAAGGGTCTCAATGCACCGGATCAGCTGATCATTACCGCTGACATACCAAAAGGGATGGGGAAGTCCGATTTGTTTGTTGAAGGACCAACCGATTGGTATCTTCCATTACCGCAGCCTATGAAAAATCAGGCTGGCCAGTTTCGACTGGGACTGGAAGGTCTGCCCAAAGAAGCCAAGACCAAGAATGTGGAACTGATTTTTACACTGACCAATGGCGAAAAAGCGGTTGAACAGACCATCCTTCTGACTGACTGA
- a CDS encoding peroxiredoxin, which translates to MIKIGDTIPVARFPVLKEDHIEHLTTQDIFAGKKVILFGVPGAYTPTCHQNHLPGYLDNIEGLKALGADVVAVVAVNDVFVMDFWAKDTGGKGKMLYLSDGSGEFAKAMGLDIDLSAHGMGLRNQRYSLIADNGVVTHFNLEEKPGVAEKTGAAAIIEQLQA; encoded by the coding sequence ATGATCAAAATTGGAGATACAATTCCTGTTGCCCGTTTTCCCGTCTTGAAAGAAGACCATATTGAGCACTTGACCACCCAGGATATTTTTGCAGGCAAAAAGGTGATTTTATTTGGTGTGCCAGGGGCCTACACACCTACATGTCACCAAAATCATCTGCCCGGGTATCTGGATAATATTGAGGGATTGAAAGCTCTGGGGGCAGATGTTGTAGCGGTTGTGGCAGTGAATGATGTCTTCGTGATGGATTTCTGGGCCAAAGATACCGGCGGTAAAGGCAAAATGCTGTATCTCTCGGACGGCAGTGGTGAATTTGCAAAAGCCATGGGACTCGATATTGATCTGTCAGCCCATGGAATGGGTTTGCGCAATCAGCGCTATTCTCTCATTGCAGATAACGGTGTGGTGACCCATTTCAATCTGGAAGAAAAACCGGGTGTTGCCGAAAAAACTGGTGCTGCTGCTATTATCGAGCAACTGCAAGCCTAA
- the xseA gene encoding exodeoxyribonuclease VII large subunit, whose product MSQSTNAAEFTVSEISYAVKSSIEEQFGYVRVRGELGRVSRPASGHIYLDLKDDKSVLNGVIWRGAAQKMTVRPEQGLEVIATGKLTTFPGQSKYQMVIDRMEPAGAGALMALLEERKKKLAAEGLFAQERKKQIPYLPRVIGVITSPSGAVIRDILHRVADRFPVHVIIWPVRVQGETCAKEVANGIRGFNALSEGGDIPRPDLLIVARGGGSLEDLWGFNEEEPVRAAAESDIPLISAVGHETDVTLIDYAADLRAPTPTGAAEMALPVKSELLATLGDLHLRQSGAVLRMMERRRSDLRSAARALPQPKDLLALARQRFDMASSRLGQSLLASTMNHRNRFDTNSVRLRPGLMLNKIAIQTERLTDRQDRLKRISLLTVEQKRTQLEAASRLLESLSHKGVLARGFALVRNRDHEMVRQAGQVSAGQGLSLEFSDGTVSVVAGLLDPVDLTPSDSNPATGNDDTNEPADDTANGIMGAGAISAEDIEATLRDMAGGKRRSAKPTKSVSSTKSDNSEAPAKDKPKAKPRKAPKSSDDAQGSLF is encoded by the coding sequence ATGTCTCAAAGCACCAACGCCGCAGAATTTACAGTTTCTGAAATCAGCTATGCCGTTAAATCTTCCATTGAAGAGCAATTCGGCTATGTGCGGGTAAGGGGCGAGCTTGGACGTGTTTCGCGCCCGGCATCCGGGCATATTTATCTGGATCTGAAAGACGACAAATCTGTTCTCAACGGTGTCATCTGGCGTGGTGCAGCTCAGAAGATGACTGTTCGACCCGAACAGGGACTGGAAGTTATTGCGACGGGGAAACTGACCACCTTTCCCGGACAATCCAAATATCAGATGGTGATTGATCGCATGGAGCCAGCCGGCGCTGGCGCCTTGATGGCCCTGTTGGAAGAACGCAAGAAAAAGCTTGCGGCAGAAGGATTGTTTGCACAGGAACGCAAAAAGCAAATCCCTTATCTGCCAAGAGTGATTGGTGTTATTACCTCGCCCAGTGGGGCCGTTATTCGCGATATTCTTCATCGTGTGGCTGATCGTTTCCCGGTTCATGTCATCATTTGGCCCGTGCGGGTGCAAGGCGAAACTTGTGCCAAGGAAGTTGCCAATGGCATTCGCGGCTTCAATGCTCTCTCGGAGGGTGGAGACATTCCACGTCCGGATCTTCTGATCGTTGCTCGTGGCGGTGGCAGCCTCGAGGATCTTTGGGGGTTCAACGAAGAAGAGCCGGTACGTGCTGCTGCCGAAAGCGATATTCCCTTGATATCAGCTGTGGGGCACGAAACTGATGTCACTTTGATTGATTACGCCGCTGACCTGCGAGCTCCTACGCCGACCGGCGCTGCCGAGATGGCTTTACCAGTCAAATCGGAACTGCTTGCTACGTTGGGTGATTTGCATTTGCGTCAATCAGGTGCTGTGTTGCGCATGATGGAGCGTCGCCGCTCGGATCTGCGATCAGCTGCACGTGCGCTTCCGCAACCGAAGGATCTTCTGGCTCTCGCGAGACAGCGTTTTGACATGGCCTCGTCTCGTCTGGGCCAAAGCCTGCTGGCCTCGACCATGAACCATCGCAACCGATTTGATACAAATTCGGTCCGTCTACGTCCCGGATTGATGTTGAATAAAATTGCTATCCAGACAGAACGATTGACTGATCGTCAAGATCGGCTGAAACGCATATCGCTGCTCACTGTCGAACAGAAACGCACCCAGTTGGAAGCTGCCAGCCGACTATTGGAAAGCCTCTCTCACAAAGGCGTTCTGGCTCGTGGTTTTGCCTTGGTTCGAAATCGCGATCATGAAATGGTGCGACAAGCCGGGCAAGTATCTGCTGGGCAAGGTCTCAGTCTGGAATTTTCTGATGGCACGGTCTCTGTGGTCGCAGGATTGCTTGATCCGGTTGACTTGACCCCTTCGGATAGCAATCCAGCAACGGGCAATGATGATACCAACGAGCCAGCAGATGACACGGCCAACGGTATCATGGGGGCTGGTGCGATTTCTGCCGAAGATATCGAAGCAACCTTGCGCGATATGGCTGGTGGAAAACGTCGTTCAGCGAAACCAACCAAAAGTGTCTCATCCACCAAGTCAGACAATTCCGAAGCACCTGCCAAGGACAAACCGAAAGCAAAGCCGCGCAAAGCCCCCAAATCAAGCGATGATGCACAAGGTAGCCTCTTCTAG
- a CDS encoding 16S rRNA (uracil(1498)-N(3))-methyltransferase, whose protein sequence is MSHYDYKSQRLWVEQDIVENNAIPCDRAQANYLLNVLRMEQGDQMLIFNGRDGEWKCELHALGRKKAALVPMEQERPQPDPKASDLHYLFAPLKSARIDYMAQKAVEMGVAKLRPIMTQHTQERRPKLEKMRLNAIEAAEQCGILSIPPVDDPVALSKLLEQWQQSDPDRLIIFCDETETNLDPLAILNTLRGEGEGVPPLAILIGPEGGFSKQEREELLACEFVAAIPLGPRILRADTAAVASLAIVQAVLGDWV, encoded by the coding sequence ATGTCCCATTATGATTACAAGAGCCAGCGTCTTTGGGTCGAGCAGGATATTGTTGAGAACAATGCCATTCCCTGTGATCGGGCTCAGGCCAACTATCTGCTTAATGTCTTGCGTATGGAACAAGGCGATCAGATGCTGATCTTCAATGGCCGGGATGGGGAATGGAAATGCGAGTTGCATGCCCTGGGGCGCAAGAAAGCAGCTCTCGTGCCAATGGAACAGGAGCGCCCACAACCAGACCCGAAAGCAAGCGATCTGCACTATCTTTTTGCGCCGCTAAAATCTGCCCGTATCGATTATATGGCACAAAAAGCCGTCGAAATGGGTGTGGCGAAGTTGCGGCCCATCATGACGCAACATACGCAGGAGCGTCGGCCTAAACTCGAAAAGATGCGCCTGAACGCCATCGAAGCTGCCGAGCAATGTGGCATCCTTTCCATTCCTCCAGTTGATGATCCTGTGGCTCTGTCAAAATTGCTGGAGCAATGGCAGCAAAGTGATCCTGATCGACTGATCATCTTTTGCGATGAGACCGAAACCAATCTTGATCCTCTCGCGATTCTCAACACCTTGCGTGGCGAGGGTGAAGGAGTGCCGCCGCTTGCCATATTGATTGGCCCGGAAGGTGGTTTTTCCAAACAGGAACGCGAGGAATTGCTGGCATGTGAATTTGTTGCAGCTATCCCTTTGGGGCCGCGCATTCTGCGTGCCGACACAGCGGCTGTTGCTTCTCTTGCCATTGTTCAGGCCGTACTGGGAGATTGGGTCTAG
- a CDS encoding DMT family transporter, giving the protein MPEIAHQVDVSRRKGILQAFACLVLISAMPVIANTRPSDGVGTDALTYAFLLSVWQFLFSLPLFAREAKSGRKGLFDQTMERAVKKRLLLTIIGTGMMFGLSTFLYVLSARKAGAVGSALAIQAYPLFAILLESLFLRRHKTILELAFTLVLITTLVYLATNGTFQSEELSGWFLLALTIPLIWSIAHIILREMMGKTSFTPAQITTIRAGTSLLFLLGVMMFTGHITTLPDAFFNGALQQAAAALGLVYYVELLIWFYAVRHIDVSLASSITVPAPAGTMVLAFIFLGDQIQTYQIIAMFVIMASLYGLIFAGKRKA; this is encoded by the coding sequence ATGCCCGAAATTGCCCATCAAGTTGATGTTTCCCGTAGAAAAGGGATCCTGCAAGCCTTTGCCTGTCTTGTGCTGATCAGTGCTATGCCGGTAATCGCCAACACCCGTCCGTCAGATGGCGTTGGAACCGATGCGCTGACCTATGCTTTCCTGTTGTCCGTCTGGCAATTTCTTTTTTCTCTTCCACTCTTTGCAAGAGAAGCTAAGAGTGGACGGAAGGGGTTATTCGATCAGACGATGGAGCGCGCAGTCAAAAAGCGATTGCTCCTGACCATTATTGGCACCGGGATGATGTTCGGGCTCTCGACTTTTTTGTATGTGCTCTCGGCAAGAAAAGCGGGAGCGGTTGGATCTGCTTTGGCCATTCAGGCTTATCCCTTGTTCGCAATATTATTGGAGAGCTTGTTCCTGCGACGTCACAAGACAATTCTTGAACTGGCATTCACCCTCGTACTGATCACAACATTGGTTTATTTGGCAACCAATGGTACCTTCCAGTCGGAAGAGCTGTCCGGCTGGTTCCTGCTTGCACTGACCATCCCGTTGATCTGGAGCATTGCGCATATCATTCTGCGTGAAATGATGGGAAAAACCTCTTTCACACCAGCGCAGATTACAACCATTCGTGCGGGCACCTCGTTGCTGTTTTTACTCGGCGTGATGATGTTTACAGGGCACATCACAACATTGCCTGATGCATTTTTCAATGGTGCCTTACAACAGGCTGCTGCCGCATTGGGGCTGGTCTATTATGTGGAGCTATTGATCTGGTTCTATGCGGTACGACATATTGATGTCTCGCTAGCCAGTTCCATTACCGTTCCTGCACCAGCTGGCACCATGGTGCTTGCATTTATTTTTCTCGGTGACCAGATCCAGACCTATCAGATAATCGCCATGTTCGTGATCATGGCCAGCCTGTATGGTCTGATTTTCGCTGGAAAACGCAAGGCCTGA
- a CDS encoding LysE family translocator encodes MIMSIESWSLFIISASLLSLSPGPDLIFILSKSLAHGRKIGLTAAAGVCTGAFVHVLAAALGLSAILATSATAFMLVKYVGAAYLIYLGIKALFAKESALAFKDKTNKKTSASSVFRQGMLIDILNPKVAIFFMAFLPQFITAQSGYVIEQTIFLGFLVILIGFAIEAVYVFSAAPLATYLKKHSRFALWLDRAFGGLLVGLGARLATASRT; translated from the coding sequence ATGATCATGTCGATTGAAAGCTGGAGTTTGTTCATCATCTCTGCCAGCCTGCTTTCGCTATCGCCTGGACCAGATCTGATCTTCATTCTGTCCAAATCACTGGCCCACGGACGAAAAATCGGCCTCACTGCCGCCGCAGGTGTTTGTACCGGTGCGTTTGTCCATGTGCTTGCAGCTGCTTTGGGCTTGTCGGCGATTCTGGCAACTTCTGCGACGGCCTTTATGCTGGTGAAATATGTCGGTGCGGCCTATCTGATCTATCTTGGGATCAAGGCACTCTTTGCAAAGGAAAGTGCGTTGGCCTTCAAGGATAAAACAAACAAGAAGACAAGTGCGTCATCAGTATTTCGGCAAGGCATGCTGATTGACATTCTCAACCCCAAGGTGGCGATCTTTTTCATGGCGTTTTTGCCTCAGTTCATCACCGCGCAAAGTGGCTATGTCATCGAGCAAACCATTTTTCTCGGCTTTTTGGTTATCCTGATCGGATTTGCCATTGAAGCTGTCTATGTCTTTTCCGCTGCGCCGCTGGCGACTTACCTCAAGAAACATTCCAGATTTGCCCTATGGTTGGATAGAGCTTTTGGAGGATTACTGGTTGGCCTCGGTGCGCGTCTGGCTACTGCAAGCCGTACGTAG
- a CDS encoding TRAP transporter permease, with amino-acid sequence MPSNQPTPDGAGELTAEQLAEIERKYDPETAFRPTSGVVALFITCALVAMSLYHFYASGFALIRELLHRGIHVSFVLGLVFLLFSFHKAGNATKAQKAWYRIGGVSFLDILFSMGAVAAAMYLPLLPPEVVAERVGNPSQFDVLMGSILLVLTLEATRRSVGPTLPIIALIFMAFALFGPYAPGALKHGGTSWLGLINHLYMTNQGIYGVAIGVMAQYVFLFILFGVLATRIGLGQLFIDLAMVIAGRYSGGPAKVAIFSSAFMGTISGSSIANTVTTGALTIPAMKKVGYPPHFSGAVEATSSTGGQITPPILGAAAFIMVEYLEIPLRDVLAAALFPALLHYFGIFIMVHLEARKLGLRGLTAEELPKLGIVLKQHWLSIIPLGILVYLIMSGRTPDYAAVYGIIACVVVGFLNPTDRLSLKDLWDALASGAKNTLAVGAAAATVGIVVGVVTLTGVGFRLGYVVVQTASDMGAFVSTIWPLSFFAIEQWALFFSLILIAIACIIMGAGIPTTATYIILVAVAAPALAQLQVQNLVSHFFVFYYGVLADITPPVALAAYAAAGIAGSNPFQTGNTAFRLGIAKAMVPFVFVYSPALLLVAEGFTWSAFIITLSSAMMGIGCMGIAFSGYLLAPLPMLQRWWMALVALLFIAPGLTTLLIGIALVAPIVLLQLRDRKKLAVAAS; translated from the coding sequence ATGCCTTCAAACCAGCCAACCCCTGATGGTGCAGGTGAATTGACAGCTGAGCAATTGGCTGAAATTGAACGCAAATATGATCCCGAAACGGCCTTTCGTCCGACCAGTGGTGTGGTGGCTCTGTTCATCACCTGTGCGCTGGTCGCAATGTCGCTCTACCATTTCTATGCCTCTGGTTTCGCACTAATCCGCGAGTTACTACACCGTGGCATCCATGTCTCCTTTGTTCTGGGGCTGGTTTTTCTGCTCTTTTCCTTTCATAAGGCGGGTAATGCAACCAAAGCCCAGAAGGCTTGGTATCGCATTGGCGGTGTCTCTTTTCTCGATATTCTTTTCTCCATGGGTGCGGTCGCCGCAGCCATGTATCTGCCATTACTTCCGCCAGAAGTGGTCGCAGAACGCGTTGGCAATCCATCTCAATTTGATGTCTTGATGGGTTCCATCCTGTTGGTTTTGACGTTGGAAGCAACACGTCGCTCCGTTGGACCGACCCTTCCCATCATCGCCCTTATCTTCATGGCTTTCGCCCTATTTGGGCCTTATGCCCCAGGTGCGCTGAAACATGGTGGCACCTCATGGCTTGGCTTGATAAACCATCTCTACATGACCAATCAGGGCATCTATGGCGTCGCCATCGGGGTCATGGCGCAATATGTCTTCCTGTTCATTCTATTTGGTGTGTTGGCAACTCGTATTGGGCTTGGCCAGCTTTTCATCGATCTCGCCATGGTGATCGCGGGACGCTATTCCGGTGGTCCAGCCAAAGTCGCCATCTTCTCCTCCGCTTTCATGGGCACGATTTCCGGCTCGTCCATTGCCAACACCGTGACAACCGGAGCGCTGACTATTCCAGCCATGAAAAAGGTTGGTTATCCGCCGCATTTTTCCGGAGCAGTTGAAGCCACCAGTTCCACAGGTGGACAAATCACGCCACCGATTCTTGGCGCAGCCGCCTTCATCATGGTGGAATATCTGGAGATCCCCTTGCGGGATGTGCTAGCAGCTGCCCTCTTCCCTGCCCTTTTGCACTATTTTGGCATCTTCATCATGGTGCATCTGGAAGCCAGGAAACTGGGTTTGCGTGGCCTGACTGCAGAAGAATTACCAAAGCTTGGCATCGTCCTGAAGCAGCATTGGCTTTCCATCATTCCGCTCGGAATTCTGGTCTATCTGATCATGAGCGGTCGCACACCGGACTATGCAGCTGTTTACGGCATCATCGCCTGTGTTGTCGTTGGCTTTCTCAATCCGACAGATCGCTTGAGCCTGAAAGATCTTTGGGATGCTCTGGCGTCAGGAGCCAAGAATACTCTGGCTGTTGGCGCCGCTGCTGCCACCGTTGGTATCGTGGTTGGCGTTGTAACGCTAACCGGCGTCGGTTTCCGCCTTGGCTATGTGGTCGTGCAGACCGCTTCCGACATGGGGGCGTTTGTCAGCACCATCTGGCCGCTGTCCTTCTTTGCGATTGAGCAATGGGCACTGTTCTTCTCTCTCATTCTGATTGCGATCGCCTGTATCATCATGGGTGCGGGAATTCCGACAACGGCAACCTATATCATTCTGGTAGCAGTGGCAGCACCAGCACTGGCGCAATTGCAGGTGCAAAATTTGGTCAGCCATTTCTTCGTCTTTTATTACGGCGTTTTGGCCGATATCACACCTCCGGTTGCGCTGGCCGCTTATGCTGCGGCAGGCATAGCAGGCTCCAATCCGTTCCAGACCGGCAATACAGCCTTCCGCCTTGGCATTGCCAAGGCCATGGTGCCCTTTGTCTTTGTCTATAGCCCAGCATTGCTTCTGGTCGCTGAGGGCTTCACCTGGTCAGCCTTCATCATCACGCTTTCCAGCGCCATGATGGGTATCGGCTGCATGGGGATTGCCTTCTCCGGCTACCTGTTGGCGCCTCTTCCCATGCTACAGCGCTGGTGGATGGCCTTGGTTGCTCTGCTGTTCATTGCACCTGGCCTGACAACCTTGCTCATCGGTATAGCCTTGGTCGCACCAATAGTATTGTTGCAATTGCGGGATCGGAAAAAGTTAGCTGTTGCAGCAAGCTAG
- a CDS encoding TAXI family TRAP transporter solute-binding subunit — protein sequence MTFISKLVKATGMAAVVAAGLTGAASAQDIKFFTIGTGGTAYTYYPVGGVIANAISKPPGSRECGKGGSCGVDGLIASAVSSRGSVDNVNAISSGLRNSGFAQSDVAYWAYTGTGTMEGKKAQKDLRTIAALFEEHIHLVALSDSGINSVADLKGKRVSLDEPGSGTYVDGKLILEANGLSVKDVTAEALKGNAASEALRNGKIDAFFVVAGYPTGSLVELASAAKIKLVPIDGAGAKALTDKYGFFAQGSIPAGTYEGVGETSTVAVGAQWFTSAKEDDELIYNITKALWNKETRKLLDVGHAKGKTITKETALNGVGVPLHPGAEKFYKEAGLLK from the coding sequence ATGACATTTATTTCCAAACTGGTGAAAGCCACCGGTATGGCTGCTGTCGTCGCTGCCGGGCTGACCGGTGCTGCCAGCGCTCAGGACATCAAGTTCTTCACTATTGGGACCGGCGGCACCGCCTATACCTATTATCCAGTGGGTGGCGTGATCGCCAATGCTATTTCCAAGCCTCCCGGCTCTCGTGAATGTGGCAAAGGTGGCTCTTGCGGTGTAGATGGCTTGATCGCTTCTGCTGTGTCTTCGCGCGGTTCCGTTGACAATGTGAATGCCATCAGCTCGGGTTTGCGCAATTCAGGCTTTGCTCAGTCCGATGTTGCCTACTGGGCCTATACCGGCACCGGCACCATGGAAGGCAAGAAAGCACAGAAAGACCTGCGCACAATTGCAGCCCTTTTCGAAGAGCACATCCATCTGGTTGCGCTGTCTGACAGTGGTATCAACAGCGTTGCGGATCTGAAAGGCAAGCGTGTCTCTCTCGATGAGCCAGGCTCTGGTACCTATGTAGATGGCAAGCTGATCCTGGAAGCCAATGGCCTTTCCGTAAAAGATGTCACCGCAGAAGCATTGAAAGGCAATGCCGCCTCTGAAGCTCTGCGCAATGGCAAGATTGACGCCTTCTTCGTGGTTGCAGGCTATCCAACCGGCTCACTGGTTGAGCTGGCTTCTGCTGCCAAGATCAAACTGGTACCTATTGATGGTGCAGGCGCCAAGGCCCTCACCGATAAATATGGTTTCTTCGCTCAAGGTTCCATTCCCGCTGGCACCTATGAAGGTGTTGGTGAGACCAGTACGGTTGCAGTTGGTGCTCAATGGTTTACCTCTGCCAAAGAAGATGACGAGCTGATTTATAACATCACCAAAGCTTTGTGGAACAAGGAAACTCGCAAGCTTCTGGATGTTGGCCATGCCAAAGGCAAGACCATCACCAAGGAAACCGCATTGAATGGCGTTGGTGTTCCTCTGCATCCTGGTGCCGAGAAATTCTACAAAGAAGCTGGTCTTCTGAAATAG
- a CDS encoding DMT family transporter has product MISFCAVIPFGDALIKLMSASVPIMMVLLFRFTAQSLLLLPYVLFKKGRAWLRYSRRIYFLLAIRTITHAAGIVGMYFGLKYMPLADTVAIAFIFPLLMLLVSHFYLGEHVGPHRLITSIIGFVGTLMVVQPNFVAVGLNALWPIFVALTFVVFMMVTRKMTREIDPVSIQTLSGFMAVITLLFCMLVLDDRIWDGFAWVMPQGVQWVYLIGSGIIGTFAHLLFTVALRYAPSATLAPMQYLEIPFATFIGWIIFSDLPNFLATLGIAVTVGAGLYIIYREQRAPGKEASEAV; this is encoded by the coding sequence ATGATTTCCTTCTGCGCCGTGATCCCGTTTGGTGATGCCCTCATCAAACTCATGAGTGCCTCTGTGCCAATCATGATGGTTCTGCTGTTTCGCTTTACGGCGCAGAGCTTGCTGTTATTGCCCTATGTCTTGTTCAAGAAGGGGAGAGCCTGGTTGCGATATTCCAGGCGAATCTATTTCCTGCTTGCAATCCGAACAATTACTCATGCAGCCGGGATTGTCGGCATGTATTTCGGTCTGAAATATATGCCTCTGGCAGATACCGTTGCGATCGCCTTTATCTTTCCACTTCTGATGTTACTGGTAAGTCATTTTTATCTTGGGGAGCATGTCGGCCCGCATCGTTTGATAACATCCATCATTGGATTCGTCGGTACACTTATGGTGGTTCAACCCAATTTCGTTGCCGTTGGCTTGAATGCTCTATGGCCGATTTTCGTGGCACTCACCTTTGTGGTTTTCATGATGGTAACACGAAAAATGACACGCGAGATTGACCCGGTTTCCATTCAGACCCTGTCTGGATTCATGGCAGTTATCACACTTCTTTTCTGCATGTTGGTGCTTGATGACAGGATTTGGGATGGCTTTGCATGGGTGATGCCACAGGGCGTTCAATGGGTTTATCTGATTGGCTCTGGTATTATCGGCACCTTTGCACATCTGCTTTTCACAGTTGCTTTGCGCTATGCTCCAAGTGCCACGCTTGCTCCCATGCAATATCTCGAAATCCCGTTTGCCACTTTCATTGGCTGGATCATTTTTTCCGATCTACCGAATTTTCTGGCGACGCTGGGTATCGCGGTCACCGTGGGGGCGGGGCTTTACATCATCTATCGAGAGCAGCGTGCACCAGGCAAGGAAGCAAGCGAAGCTGTGTAA